The genomic window GCCGTGACCTTTGCCGTCGATGCCCTGCCCCTGGCCGCACGGCGGATTGCCCGGCTGGTGGCGCTAGCCGTGGTGCTGGCCTTGCTGGTCAGCCTGATCGTGATCGGCTATCGCTATATGCAGGTGCAGAGTTTTCAGAAATCCGCTTCGCTGCGTGTCTCGATGACCTACATCTATGCGGTGATGCCGCTATGTGCCGCCCTTATGGCCTGGTATACCCTGGTGGATATGCTTGAAACCCTGATTCATGGAGAGCCTCAAGTGGCAAAGGAGGACACCCTATGACGCTGGTACTGTTCGGGCTGTTTTTCCTCTTCATGCTGCTCGGTGTGCCCATTGCCTTTGCGATTGGCGCCAGCACCTTATATGCCCTGCATCAATCCGGCGTACCGCTGATGGTGGTGACCCAGCAGATGTTTCAGGGCATCAACTCCTTTGCGTTGGTGGCCGTGCCGATGTTTATCCTTGCCGGTGACCTGATGGCCCAGGGCAAGGTCAGCGAGAAACTGGTCAACTTTGCCGATGCACTGGTGGGCTTTATGCGCGGCGGGTTGTCGATAGTTTCGGTGATGGCGGGGATGTTCTTCGCCGCTATTTCAGGCTCTGGCGCCGCTACCACAGCAGCGGTAGGTTCAAGCCTGGTACCGGAGCTCAGGCGCAAGGGTTATGACCCAGCCTCAGCGGCCAGCCTGATTGCCGCCAGCGGCACTATTGGTGTCGTCATTCCGCCTTCAGTGCCAATGATCATCTACGCCGTGATTGCCCAGCAGTCAGTATCCAAGCTGTTTCTGAACGGTTTTATTCCCGGTGTGGCCATGGGGTTGG from Halomonas sp. CH40 includes these protein-coding regions:
- a CDS encoding TRAP transporter small permease, encoding MAKAQPLLALLQRIERGLDAIIQPAVFACMAALIGVITLQIVSRVLFTAVGWTEEVARFLLIWMTFLAATLAFQRGRHIAVTFAVDALPLAARRIARLVALAVVLALLVSLIVIGYRYMQVQSFQKSASLRVSMTYIYAVMPLCAALMAWYTLVDMLETLIHGEPQVAKEDTL